In a genomic window of Corynebacterium coyleae:
- a CDS encoding PPA1309 family protein encodes MMEAVDFVHAEGWDAPPTLFGLVPTQLLVDELGTLDDSSPLTLVVQELPENILPGSEELGEYVTRLAWPREVEGVILAQEILFRDASAPADAEARPARLFSGVLRTEDIEQTLLQMRLTDEELEERGPFAQDDIELRGGPDVAPGVIAALRYGLEQDPDDLV; translated from the coding sequence ATGATGGAGGCCGTCGATTTCGTCCACGCCGAAGGTTGGGACGCCCCGCCAACCCTCTTCGGTCTGGTACCAACGCAATTGCTTGTCGACGAGCTGGGCACCCTCGACGACTCCTCCCCCCTCACCCTGGTTGTGCAGGAATTGCCGGAGAATATCCTGCCCGGTTCCGAGGAGCTCGGCGAGTACGTCACCCGCCTGGCCTGGCCGCGTGAGGTTGAAGGCGTGATCCTGGCGCAGGAGATCCTCTTCCGCGACGCCTCTGCCCCGGCGGATGCCGAGGCGCGCCCGGCGCGGTTGTTCTCCGGCGTGCTGCGTACCGAAGACATCGAGCAGACCCTGCTGCAGATGCGCCTGACGGATGAAGAGTTGGAGGAGCGCGGCCCCTTCGCACAGGACGACATCGAGCTGCGTGGCGGCCCGGATGTCGCGCCGGGTGTGATCGCTGCGCTGCGCTACGGGCTTGAGCAAGACCCGGACGACCTGGTTTAA
- a CDS encoding UPF0182 family protein: MVTLGVLAALFFLLPVLIGIYTDFLWFGEVDFRGVFNRVILFRVVLFVIFALLGAAVAWAAARIAWRGRQQDSGDIFGETSQQAQYRAAVQDGVKGLLTWVPVIVGIMSGLAGQRMWRVFMMWFNGGDFGTTDPQFGKDLGFYAFSLPAISAIVGTLSMLLAVAFLIGAVGHYMLGGIRIGNNVTGVKGMVSKPARIQLAVTAGLWMLTKAVTYWLDRYYLLSSQNDIFTGASYTAVNAMLPAKIILTVIAVVVAAAFFASIVFKDFRVPVLATVLMLVSSIVVGNVWPALLEQFSVKPNRQAKEYEYIGRNIEATREAYGLTDDKVTYMENWGGNTSNTDVAKDAATISNLRLLDPDIISPTFTQNQQLRNFYGFPDQLAMDRYEVDGQMRDYVVAAREMDPNALSENQRDWINRHTVYTHGNGFVAAQANTVDEAAQDAGSTRGGLPIFTVSDLQANAAAKEAGEAEELGIKVEEPRIYFGPVIASAQDGLDYAIVGDNGQGPVEYDTDNSTYTYTGKGGVDIGNPINRVAYAVKYQELSFLLSDRVGGNSKVLYDRDPRKRVEKVAPWLTTDSKTYPAVIDGRVKWIVDGYTTLSQLPYSTRTSLQDTTQDALNPDGTTQRLITDNVGYIRNSVKATVDAYDGTVDLYAFDESDPVLNAWMKSFPGTVRPNSEISDSLRDHLRYPEDLFKVQRDLLARYHVDDPGVFFNNDAFWSVPNDPTAPEGRDQLNQPPYYVVAADPETNKPSFQLITPFRGLNREFLSAHMAVSSDPETYGNITVRVLPTNTQTQGPKQAQDALMSSDQVARDRTLWEGTNDLKNGNLLTLPVGGGEILYVEPIYSQRKDQASAFPKLLRVLVFYRGQVGYAPTVSQALKQVGIHSDAAQEVEVVDENAPQGEAETTPAEENKEATPEGDNAPKVNRDEALNRINDALRNLESARNGSFEEYGRAIDQLDRAVAEYQKAQ; this comes from the coding sequence ATGGTCACACTCGGTGTACTCGCCGCACTTTTCTTCCTCCTGCCAGTGCTGATCGGTATCTATACCGATTTTCTCTGGTTTGGGGAGGTTGACTTCCGCGGTGTTTTCAACCGAGTGATCCTCTTCCGTGTCGTGCTGTTTGTCATCTTCGCGCTGCTTGGTGCAGCCGTCGCATGGGCAGCGGCACGGATTGCGTGGCGTGGCAGGCAACAAGACAGCGGCGATATTTTCGGCGAGACCTCGCAGCAAGCGCAGTACCGCGCCGCCGTGCAAGACGGTGTGAAGGGGCTGCTGACCTGGGTGCCGGTGATCGTGGGCATCATGTCTGGTCTTGCTGGCCAGCGCATGTGGCGTGTGTTCATGATGTGGTTCAACGGTGGGGACTTTGGCACCACCGACCCGCAGTTTGGCAAGGATCTTGGCTTCTACGCGTTTAGCCTGCCGGCAATCTCTGCGATTGTGGGCACGCTGTCCATGCTGCTCGCCGTGGCATTTTTGATCGGTGCGGTGGGCCACTACATGCTCGGTGGCATCCGCATTGGCAACAACGTCACCGGAGTCAAAGGCATGGTGTCCAAGCCGGCACGCATCCAGCTCGCCGTCACCGCAGGCCTGTGGATGCTGACCAAGGCCGTGACCTACTGGCTGGACCGCTACTACCTGCTATCCAGCCAGAACGACATCTTCACCGGTGCGTCCTACACCGCGGTCAACGCGATGCTGCCCGCGAAGATTATCCTCACCGTCATCGCTGTGGTTGTCGCAGCGGCGTTTTTCGCCTCCATCGTGTTCAAGGACTTCCGCGTTCCGGTGCTGGCAACGGTGCTCATGCTGGTGTCCTCCATCGTGGTGGGCAACGTGTGGCCGGCGCTTTTGGAGCAGTTCTCGGTCAAGCCGAACCGTCAGGCCAAGGAATACGAGTACATCGGCCGCAACATCGAAGCCACACGCGAGGCATACGGGCTGACCGACGACAAAGTCACCTACATGGAGAACTGGGGCGGCAACACCTCAAACACCGATGTGGCTAAGGATGCGGCGACGATCTCCAACCTGCGCCTGCTGGACCCGGACATCATTTCCCCGACGTTTACCCAGAACCAGCAGCTGCGTAACTTCTACGGCTTCCCAGACCAGCTGGCCATGGACCGCTACGAGGTCGACGGCCAGATGCGCGACTACGTTGTCGCCGCGCGTGAGATGGACCCGAACGCGCTGAGTGAAAACCAGCGCGACTGGATTAACCGCCACACCGTGTACACCCACGGCAACGGCTTTGTCGCAGCGCAGGCCAATACTGTCGACGAGGCCGCGCAGGACGCCGGCTCCACCCGCGGTGGCCTGCCAATCTTTACCGTGTCCGACCTGCAGGCCAACGCCGCCGCCAAGGAGGCCGGCGAGGCTGAAGAGCTGGGCATCAAGGTAGAAGAGCCGCGCATCTACTTCGGCCCGGTGATCGCCTCTGCGCAGGATGGTCTGGACTACGCCATTGTGGGCGATAACGGCCAGGGCCCGGTGGAGTACGACACCGACAACTCCACCTACACCTACACCGGCAAGGGCGGCGTGGACATCGGCAACCCGATCAACCGCGTGGCCTACGCCGTGAAGTACCAGGAACTGAGCTTCCTGCTGTCCGACCGTGTTGGTGGCAACTCGAAGGTGCTCTACGACCGTGACCCGCGCAAGCGTGTGGAAAAGGTCGCACCGTGGCTGACCACCGACTCCAAGACCTACCCGGCTGTTATCGACGGCCGCGTGAAGTGGATCGTGGACGGCTACACCACGCTTTCCCAGCTGCCGTACTCCACGCGTACTTCCCTGCAGGACACCACGCAGGACGCGCTGAATCCGGACGGCACCACCCAGCGTCTGATCACCGACAACGTCGGCTACATCCGCAACTCCGTCAAGGCCACCGTTGATGCCTACGACGGCACCGTGGATCTCTACGCGTTCGACGAGTCCGACCCGGTACTCAACGCGTGGATGAAGTCCTTCCCGGGCACCGTGCGCCCGAACTCGGAGATCTCCGACTCCTTGCGTGACCACCTGCGTTACCCGGAGGATCTGTTCAAGGTCCAGCGTGACCTGCTGGCGCGCTACCACGTGGATGACCCGGGCGTGTTCTTCAACAACGACGCCTTCTGGTCTGTGCCGAACGACCCGACCGCACCGGAAGGCCGCGACCAGCTGAACCAGCCGCCGTACTACGTGGTGGCCGCTGACCCGGAGACCAATAAGCCGTCCTTCCAGCTGATCACCCCGTTCCGTGGCCTGAACCGCGAGTTCCTGTCCGCACACATGGCGGTGTCTTCTGATCCGGAGACCTACGGCAACATCACCGTGCGCGTCCTGCCGACGAATACCCAAACCCAGGGACCGAAGCAGGCTCAGGACGCCCTGATGTCCTCCGACCAGGTGGCGCGTGACCGCACCCTGTGGGAGGGGACGAACGATCTGAAGAACGGCAACCTGCTCACCCTGCCGGTGGGCGGCGGCGAGATCCTCTACGTCGAGCCGATCTACTCGCAGCGCAAGGACCAGGCCTCGGCCTTCCCGAAGCTGTTGCGCGTGCTGGTGTTCTACCGCGGCCAGGTGGGCTACGCCCCGACCGTGTCCCAGGCGCTGAAGCAGGTGGGTATCCACTCTGACGCAGCCCAGGAAGTCGAAGTGGTGGACGAAAACGCACCACAGGGTGAGGCTGAAACTACCCCCGCTGAGGAAAACAAGGAAGCCACACCGGAGGGTGATAACGCGCCGAAGGTAAACCGTGACGAGGCCCTGAACAGGATCAATGATGCTCTTCGTAACCTGGAGAGTGCCCGCAACGGCTCCTTCGAGGAGTACGGTCGCGCCATCGACCA